Proteins encoded together in one Mercenaria mercenaria strain notata chromosome 18, MADL_Memer_1, whole genome shotgun sequence window:
- the LOC123539374 gene encoding uncharacterized protein LOC123539374 yields MELQMMYSILGYLLLLITSYRKVHAAAAYRLSDTYEKVGDYISNDRAITLKSAESPDLDILNHYIHTVPVHHFARHGLCRHEEGRQYFYRAMKSKLCQIQDTFVSDLVENLCRHRGSSLDKWVSELFDIDGDGMVNHFENQFYKVDG; encoded by the exons ATGGAGCTCCAAATGATGTACAGTATTTTGGGATATCTTTTGTTATTAATCACAAGTTATAGAAAGGTTCATGCGGCAGCAGCTTATCGTCTTAGCGACACATATGAAAAGGTTGGAGATTACATAAGTAACGATAGAGCTATAACACTCAAATCAGCTGAATCTCcagatttagatattttaaaccACTATATCCACACAGT ACCTGTTCATCATTTTGCAAGACACGGTCTTTGTAGGCATGAGGAGGGGAGACAATATTTCTACAGAGCAATGAAATCAAAGCTATGCCAAATACAAG ACACATTTGTATCCGACCTGGTTGAAAACCTATGCAGACATCGAGGTTCCTCTTTGGACAAATGGGTTTCGGAATTATTTGACATTGATG GTGATGGCATGGTAAACCATTTTGAGAATCAGTTTTATAAGGTCGATGGATGA